CCTGATCGGATTGTTGTTTTGCCCCGGCATCATAGCCGTAGATGGAGAGCAGGAAGCCAACCATCGCCCCGGCAACGGCCAGCCCGACTTTGAGGAAAAACAGGTTGCCAGAGAAACTCATGCCAGTAATGCGTTTGCCGGTTTTCCATTCGCCGTAATCATCCACATCGGCCATCAGCGACCAGTGCAGCGGTGAGGGAATCTGATGCAGGATATTCAGCAAGAAATACGCGATCACCACACTCAGGATGGCGTGTGGATTGATCCAGTAGAAACCACATGAAAACAGCGCCAGGGCGATGTTTGTCCAGAAAAACACTTTTAATTTACACCAGCGATCGGTCAGCACTTTTGCCAACGTACTGCCCAGCATCATGCCAATCACACCCAGGCTGATAAACAGGGTGGCAAAGTGGGTCGACTGACCCATCACCCAGGTGACGTAATACATGGTGGCGGCCATGCGGATAAAGCCTGGACAGACGTTGCAGAACGTCAGCAGCAGAATGCGCACCCATTGATCGTTTTTCCACACATCACGCAGGTCATTTTTCAAATCGTCGTTGGTGGGGACCGCCGGGCGAATACGCTCACGCACCGTGGCGAAGCAGAACAGAAACATCGCCAGGCCAATCAGTGCCAGTACGCTCATCGCCATCTGGTAGCCACGTGCTTTGTTGTCACCGCCAAACCATTCGGCCATTGGCAACAGCGACAGAGACAAAATCAGTGTGGCGACACCGACCATGACAAAACGATAAGACTGACAGGAGACACGTTCACCGGGATCGTTAGTGATGACACCACCCAGTGAGCAGTAGGGGATATTGATAGCGGTGTAAGTCAATGACATCAGGAAATAAGTGATAAAGGCCCAGATGACTTTGTTTTCATAGCTCCAGTCTGGCGTGGTGAACATCAGCACGCTAAACAACACATAAGGGACGGAGATCCACAGTAGCCAGGGACGGAAACGTCCCCATCGGCTTTGCGTGCGGTCAGCAATCGCGCCCATTATCGGGTCTGTTACGGCATCCAATACCCGCACGGAAAGCAATAACGTACCGACCAGCGCCGGGGCGAGGCCAAACACATCGGTATAGAAATAGTTCAGGAAAAGCATGATGGCTCCGCCAATCATGTTGCATCCGGCATCGCCCATGCCATATCCCAGCTTTTCGCGGAACGAGAGGGCCGCTCCTTTCATTGTTTTTCTCCAGTAATAACAGGTGCAAAAATTATTAGCGGAAAATCAGCAATCTGGCGGGGACCAATTGGTCGGGATGATGGACAAAACGCCTGGGCGAGAAAAAGTGTGAGGGAGATCTAAAGAAGAGCAATCTCTGCCCGCACATCAGGAGCGGGCAGAGAGGGGAGATTATGCTTGCTGCGCTTTGTTTTTAATCGCGTAGCCGACAGCCAGCACCACCAACCAGACCGGAATCAACCAGACAGAAATTGCCATGCCCGGGGTGATCGCCATGATCACCAGAATACCGGCGAGGAACAGCAGGCAGATCCAGTTACCCAGTGGGTAAAGGATGGCGCGGAAGCGAGTGGTAACGCCCTGCTGGTCTTTCTTCTTACGGAATTTCAGGTGTGCCAGGCTGATCATCGCCCAGTTAATCACCAGTGCGGAGACCACCAGCGACATCAGCAGACCAAAGGCTTCGCCCGGCATCAGGTAGTTGATCAGCACACAGAGTGCCGTCGCCACCGCCGATACCAGAATCGTTGCCACCGGTACGCCGCGTTTGTCTACGTTCAGCAGCGCTTTCGGGGCATTGCCCTGTTGTGCCAGACCGAACAGCATGCGGCTGTTGCAGTAAACGCAGCTGTTATACACCGACAGCGCCGCCGTCAGGATCACCACGTTGAGCGCATTGGCGACCAGTGCATCACCCAGCTCGTGGAAAATCAGGACAAACGGGCTGGTATCTGCGGTAACGCGGGTCCACGGCAGCAGTGACAGCAGCACCGCCAGTGAGCCGATGTAGAAAATCAGGATACGCCACAACACCTGGTTGGTGGCTTTAGGAATGCTTTGCTCCGGGTTGTCGGCTTCCGCGGCGGTAATCCCCACCAGCTCCAGACCGCCAAACGAGAACATAATGATCGCCATCATCATCACCAGCCCGCTGAAGCCATTCGGCAAGAAGCCGCCCTGGTTCCACAGGTTGCTGACGGTCGCCTGTGGGCCACCGTTGCCGCTAAACAGCAGCCAGCCGCCGAACAGGATCATACCAATCACCGCGACGACTTTAATGATGGCAAACCAGAACTCCATCTCACCAAACACTTTAACGTTGGTCAGGTTGATGGCGTTGATTACCACAAAGAAGATGGCGGCTGTCGCCCAGGTGGGGAAGTCCGGCCACCAGAACTGGACGTATTTACCGACGGCGGTCAGCTCGGCCATGGCGACCAGCACATACAGCACCCAGTAGTTCCAGCCGGAGGCGAAACCGGCAAAGTTGCCCCAATATTTGTAGGCAAAATGGCTGAAGCTACCGGCTACCGGCTCTTCCACTACCATTTCGCCTAATTGACGCATAATCAGAAAGGCAATAAATCCTGCAATGGCATAGCCAAGAATAACGGCCGGGCCGGCAGATTTGATGACTGAAGCGCTACCCAGAAACAGACCAGTACCTACGGCACCACCCAGCGCAATGAGCTGAATATGGCGATTTTTCAAGCCGCGGTGCAGCGTGTCGCCATGCTGTTGTTCCATACGAACCTCGTGATGTTGTTATTTTTCGCCCAATGTAAGGCTGTTTTTACATAACGTACTCATTTATTTACGGTATCTGGCGTGCTGTGTGCATACGTGAGCTACCATGGCGACCAGAATAGTGATAAGCGCGACGCTTTGCACCTGCTTTTGCTTTTTGTGCTAAGAGATGCCTGAAAAAGCAGCAGCATCCACTGCCCGTCTGCTGCGTTATTTCTGACATGAATTGGTAATAAACTCGAATAGCTTTCCCTTATGGTTGCAAGGGAAGAGAGACGCTAAGCCTGTGTAAGGTTTGGTAAAAGTGAATTCTGTTAACAATTCGCCCTGAAGCTGTATTTCTGTCTTTATCCCAGCCGTTTAGCGCATTTAACCAATGATTATCCCCTGAAGTGTGACGGCTGCCATATAGACACAAGGTGAATACTTTGTTACTTTACCGGCAACTTTTGGCAATTGGTATTACCAATTTACTCCGGGCGCCTGGCAGAATAAGAAGGGACGATGGCTTACAGTAAGATTCGCCAACCAAAGCTCTCCGATGCAATTGAGCAACAGCTGGAATCCCTGATTATGGAAGGGACGCTGCGGCCGGGAGAGAAGCTGCTTCCCGAGCGCGAACTCGCCAAACAATTCGATGTCTCACGTCCTTCTCTTCGTGAAGCGATCCAGCGCCTTGAAGCGAAAGGGTTGCTGCTGCGCCGTCAGGGTGGCGGCACCTTCGTTCAGAAGCATCTCTGGCAAAGCCTGAGCGACCCACTGGTCGGCCTGCTTGCTCAACATCCGGAATCTCAGTTTGACCTGCTGGAAACCCGCCACGCGCTGGAAGGCATTGCTGCGTATTATGCGGCGCTACGGGGTACGGATGAGGATCTGCAACGTATTCGCGACTGCCATGTGCAAATTCAGCAGGCGCAGGATAGTGGCGATCTCGATGCTGAAGCCGACGCGGTGATGCAGTATCAGATCGCTGTCACAGAAGCGGCTCATAATGTGGTGCTTTTGCATTTGCTGCGTTCGATGGGCCCTATGCTGGAACAAAACGTCCGTCAGAATTTTGAATTGCTCTACGCTCGCCGGGAAATGCTGGCGAAAGTGAGCGGTCACCGCGCCAGTATTTTTGAGGCGATTGTGGCTCGTGAGCCAGAACAAGCACGCGAGGCATCACACCGTCACCTGGCGTTCATTGAGGAAATCTTGCTGGATAGAAGTCGGGAGCAGAGTCGTCGTGAACGCTCCCTGCGTCGTTTACAGCAACGTAAGGAATAACGCGCGGCAACGAACGTGCGGATAAAAAGCGACGGGCCTGTCTTCTTGTGCTGTGAACTGAAACAAAGCACAAGCAGACAGGCTCCTGACAATTCAACGTATTAGACACAGATAAGGAATACACCCCATGTCAGAACGTTTACACAATGACGTGGATCCGATCGAAACTCGTGACTGGCTACAGGCGATCGAATCGGTCATCCGTGAAGAAGGTGTTGAGCGCGCGCAGTATCTGATTGACCAGGTATTAAGTGCTGCACGCAAGGGCGGCGTAAAAGTTGCTGCAGGTTCTTCTGCTGTTAGCAACTACATCAACTCTATTGCCGTTGAAGATGAACCGGACTATCCGGGCAACACCTCGCTTGAACGTCGTATCCGTTCCGCAATCCGCTGGAACGCCATCATGTCGGTACTGCGTGCGTCGAAGAAAGATCTGGAGCTGGGTGGTCACCTCTCATCCTTCCAGTCTTCCGCGACTATCTATGAAGTGTGCTTTAACCACTTCTTCCGTGCACGTAGCGAGAAAGATGGCGGCGATCTGGTCTACTTCCAGGGCCATATCTCTCCGGGTATCTACTCTCGTGCGTTCCTTGAAGGTCGCCTGACCGAAGAGCAGATGAACAACTTCCGTCAGGAAGTGCATGGCAACGGTCTCTCTTCTTATCCGCACCCGAAACTGATGCCGGAATTCTGGCAGTTCCCGACCGTATCAATGGGTCTTGGCCCACTGAATGCGATCTATCAGGCTAAATTCCTGAAATATCTGGAACATCGTGGCCTGAAAGATACCTCAGCTCAGACCGTTTACGCCTTCCTCGGCGACGGTGAGATGGATGAGCCGGAATCTAAAGGTGCGATCACCATCGCTGTCCGTGAAAAACTGGACAACCTGGTGTTCATCATCAACTGCAACCTGCAACGTCTGGATGGCCCGGTCACCGGTAACGGTAAGATCATCAACGAGCTGGAAGGCATCTTTGCCGGTGCTGGCTGGAACGTGATCAAAGTGATCTGGGGTGCACGTTGGGATGAGCTGCTGAAGAAAGATACCAGCGGTAAACTGATCCAGCTGATGAACGAAACCGTTGACGGTGACTACCAGACCTTCAAATCACGTGACGGTGCCTACGTGCGTGAGCACTTCTTTGGTAAATACCCGGAGACCGCCGCTCTGGTGAAAGACTGGTCAGACGAAGAGATCTTCGCCCTGAACCGTGGTGGTCACGATCCGAAGAAAATCTACGCAGCACTGAAAAAAGCGCAGGACACCAAAGGCCAGCCGACGCTGATTCTGGCGCATACCATCAAAGGTTATGGTATGGGTGACACTGCTGAAGGCAAAAACATCGCTCACCAGGTGAAGAAGATGAACATGGATGGCGTTCGCTACATCCGCGATCGCTTCAATGTGCCGGTAGCTGATGAAAACATTGAAAAACTGCCTTACGTGACCTTTGAAAAAGGGTCAGAAGAGTACAACTACCTGCACGGTCAGCGTGAAAAACTGGGCGGCTACCTGCCGACTCGCCAGCCTAACTTCACTGAGAAGCTGGACATGCCGGCACTGGAAGAGTTCAGTGCGCTGCTGGAAGAGCAGAGCAAAGAGATCTCTACCACCATCGCCTTCGTGCGTGCGCTGAACGTGATGCTGAAGAACAAGTCGATCAAAGATCGTCTGGTGCCGATCCTTGCCGATGAAGCCCGTACCTTTGGTATGGAAGGTTTGTTCCGTCAGATTGGTATCTACAGCCCGAACGGCCAGCAGTACACCCCGCAGGACCGTGAGCAGGTTGCTTACTATAAAGAAGACGAAAAAGGCCAGATTCTGCAGGAAGGCATCAACGAGCTGGGCGCAGGTTCATCCTGGCTGGCGGCGGCGACCTCTTACAGCACCAACAACCTGCCGATGATTCCGTTCTACATCTATTACTCGATGTTCGGCTTCCAGCGTATCGGTGACCTGATGTGGTTGGCAGGCGACCAGCAGGCGCGTGGCTTCCTCGTCGGCGGCACCTCCGGTCGTACCACCCTGAACGGTGAAGGTTTGCAGCATGAAGATGGCCACAGCCATATTCAGTCGCTGACTATCCCGAACTGTATCTCTTACGACCCGTCTTACGCCTATGAAGTGGCGGTCATCATGCATGACGGTCTGGTACGTATGTACGGCGAAGCGCAGGAAAACATTTACTACTACATCACCACGCTGAACGAAAACTACCACATGCCTGCTATGCCGCAGGGTGCGGAAGAGGGTATCCGTAAGGGTATCTACAAGCTGGAAACGGTTGACGGTAGCAAAGGTAAAGTGCAGCTGCTTGGCTCGGGTTCTATTCTGCGTCACGTTCGTGAAGCGGCACAGATCCTGGCGAAAGACTACGGTATCGGTTCTGACGTCTACAGCGTGACCTCGTTCACCGAACTGGCGCGTGATGGCCAGGATTGCGAACGCTGGAACATGCTGCACCCGACTGAAACGCCGCGCGTGCCTTACATCGCTCAGGTGATGAACGAAGCACCTGCTGTTGCATCAACCGACTACATGAAACTGTTCGCAGAACAGGTTCGTAGCTACGTACCGGCGAGCGACTACCGCGTACTGGGTACTGATGGCTTCGGTCGTTCAGACAGCCGTGAAAACCTGCGTCACCACTTCGAAGTGGATGCATCGTATGTCGTGGTTGCTGCACTGGGTGAACTGGCTAAACGCGGCGAAATCGATAAGAAAGTGGTGGCGGAAGCGATCACCAAATTCAACATCGATGCCGATAAAGTTAACCCGCGTCTGGCTTAAGAGGTAAGAGAGTAATGGCTATCGAAATTAAAGTGCCGGATATCGGGGCTGATGAAGTTGAAGTCACCGAGATTCTGGTCAAGGTAGGTGACAAGGTTGAAGCCGAACAGTCACTGATCACCGTAGAAGGCGATAAAGCTTCGATGGAAGTGCCTTCACCCCAGGCGGGCGTAGTCAAAGAGATCAAAATTGCCACCGGCGACAAAGTCGAAACCGGTTCGCTGATTATGATCTTTGATGCAGAAGGTGCAGCAGCAGCTGCACCGGCGGCAGAAGAGAAGAAAGCAGAAGCCGCACCGGCACCTGCTGCTGCCGCTGCTGTCAGCAAAGATGTCAATGTGCCGGATATCGGCGGTGACGAAGTGGAAGTCACCGAGATTCTGGTCAAAGTGGGCGACACCGTTGCGGCTGAGCAGTCACTGATCACCGTGGAAGGCGACAAAGCCTCAATGGAAGTCCCGGCTCCGTTCGCGGGCGTGGTGAAAGAGATCAAAATCGCCACCGGCGATAAAGTGAACACTGGTTCGCTTATCATGGTATTTGAAGCGCAAGGCGCTGCTGCTCCGGCAGCCCCTGCGGCAGCGGCACAACCTGCTGCTGCACCGGCTCCTGCGGCCGCTGCTGGTGCGAAAGATGTCAACGTACCGGATATCGGTGGTGATGAAGTGGAAGTCACCGAAGTGCTGGTCAAAGTGGGCGATAAAGTTACCGCTGAGCAGTCACTGATTGTGGTGGAAGGCGATAAAGCGTCAATGGAAGTCCCGGCTCCGTTCGCGGGTACCGTTAAAGAGCTGAAAGTCGCTACCGGTGACAAAGTGAAAACCGGCTCGCTGATTATGGTGTTTGAAGTAGAAGGCGCTGCGCCTGCTGCTGCCACCCCGGCGAAACAGGAAGCGGCACCGGCTGCTGCTGCACCTGCACCGGCAGCCCCGGCGACAAAAGCCGAGGCGAAGAGCGACTTTGCTGAGAACGATGCCTACGTGCACGCCACGCCGGTGATTCGTCGTCTGGCACGTGAGTTCGGTGTTAACCTGGCGAAAGTCAAAGGCACTGGCCGTAAGGGTCGCATCCTGAAAGAAGACGTTCAGGCCTATGTGAAGGATGCGGTGAAACGCGCTGAAACCGCTCCAGCAGCGGCGGCGAGTGGCGGTAGCCTGCCTGGCCTGCTGCCGTGGCCGAAAGTGGACTTCAGCAAGTTCGGCGAAATCGAAGAAGTCGAGTTGGGTCGTATCCAGAAAATCTCGGGTGCTAACCTGAGCCGTAACTGGGTGATGATTCCGCATGTGACCCACTTCGACAAGACCGATATCACTGATCTGGAAGCGTTCCGTAAACAGCAGAACAGCGAAGCAGAGAAACGTAAGCTG
The DNA window shown above is from Pantoea sp. At-9b and carries:
- a CDS encoding glycoside-pentoside-hexuronide (GPH):cation symporter; protein product: MKGAALSFREKLGYGMGDAGCNMIGGAIMLFLNYFYTDVFGLAPALVGTLLLSVRVLDAVTDPIMGAIADRTQSRWGRFRPWLLWISVPYVLFSVLMFTTPDWSYENKVIWAFITYFLMSLTYTAINIPYCSLGGVITNDPGERVSCQSYRFVMVGVATLILSLSLLPMAEWFGGDNKARGYQMAMSVLALIGLAMFLFCFATVRERIRPAVPTNDDLKNDLRDVWKNDQWVRILLLTFCNVCPGFIRMAATMYYVTWVMGQSTHFATLFISLGVIGMMLGSTLAKVLTDRWCKLKVFFWTNIALALFSCGFYWINPHAILSVVIAYFLLNILHQIPSPLHWSLMADVDDYGEWKTGKRITGMSFSGNLFFLKVGLAVAGAMVGFLLSIYGYDAGAKQQSDQAINGIMLLFTVIPGVGYLITAGVVRLLKVDRKLMRTIQDDLALRRANFRDLHASHPSSAAVIEPGEIK
- the aceE gene encoding pyruvate dehydrogenase (acetyl-transferring), homodimeric type, with amino-acid sequence MSERLHNDVDPIETRDWLQAIESVIREEGVERAQYLIDQVLSAARKGGVKVAAGSSAVSNYINSIAVEDEPDYPGNTSLERRIRSAIRWNAIMSVLRASKKDLELGGHLSSFQSSATIYEVCFNHFFRARSEKDGGDLVYFQGHISPGIYSRAFLEGRLTEEQMNNFRQEVHGNGLSSYPHPKLMPEFWQFPTVSMGLGPLNAIYQAKFLKYLEHRGLKDTSAQTVYAFLGDGEMDEPESKGAITIAVREKLDNLVFIINCNLQRLDGPVTGNGKIINELEGIFAGAGWNVIKVIWGARWDELLKKDTSGKLIQLMNETVDGDYQTFKSRDGAYVREHFFGKYPETAALVKDWSDEEIFALNRGGHDPKKIYAALKKAQDTKGQPTLILAHTIKGYGMGDTAEGKNIAHQVKKMNMDGVRYIRDRFNVPVADENIEKLPYVTFEKGSEEYNYLHGQREKLGGYLPTRQPNFTEKLDMPALEEFSALLEEQSKEISTTIAFVRALNVMLKNKSIKDRLVPILADEARTFGMEGLFRQIGIYSPNGQQYTPQDREQVAYYKEDEKGQILQEGINELGAGSSWLAAATSYSTNNLPMIPFYIYYSMFGFQRIGDLMWLAGDQQARGFLVGGTSGRTTLNGEGLQHEDGHSHIQSLTIPNCISYDPSYAYEVAVIMHDGLVRMYGEAQENIYYYITTLNENYHMPAMPQGAEEGIRKGIYKLETVDGSKGKVQLLGSGSILRHVREAAQILAKDYGIGSDVYSVTSFTELARDGQDCERWNMLHPTETPRVPYIAQVMNEAPAVASTDYMKLFAEQVRSYVPASDYRVLGTDGFGRSDSRENLRHHFEVDASYVVVAALGELAKRGEIDKKVVAEAITKFNIDADKVNPRLA
- the pdhR gene encoding pyruvate dehydrogenase complex transcriptional repressor PdhR gives rise to the protein MAYSKIRQPKLSDAIEQQLESLIMEGTLRPGEKLLPERELAKQFDVSRPSLREAIQRLEAKGLLLRRQGGGTFVQKHLWQSLSDPLVGLLAQHPESQFDLLETRHALEGIAAYYAALRGTDEDLQRIRDCHVQIQQAQDSGDLDAEADAVMQYQIAVTEAAHNVVLLHLLRSMGPMLEQNVRQNFELLYARREMLAKVSGHRASIFEAIVAREPEQAREASHRHLAFIEEILLDRSREQSRRERSLRRLQQRKE
- the aroP gene encoding aromatic amino acid transporter AroP codes for the protein MEQQHGDTLHRGLKNRHIQLIALGGAVGTGLFLGSASVIKSAGPAVILGYAIAGFIAFLIMRQLGEMVVEEPVAGSFSHFAYKYWGNFAGFASGWNYWVLYVLVAMAELTAVGKYVQFWWPDFPTWATAAIFFVVINAINLTNVKVFGEMEFWFAIIKVVAVIGMILFGGWLLFSGNGGPQATVSNLWNQGGFLPNGFSGLVMMMAIIMFSFGGLELVGITAAEADNPEQSIPKATNQVLWRILIFYIGSLAVLLSLLPWTRVTADTSPFVLIFHELGDALVANALNVVILTAALSVYNSCVYCNSRMLFGLAQQGNAPKALLNVDKRGVPVATILVSAVATALCVLINYLMPGEAFGLLMSLVVSALVINWAMISLAHLKFRKKKDQQGVTTRFRAILYPLGNWICLLFLAGILVIMAITPGMAISVWLIPVWLVVLAVGYAIKNKAQQA
- the aceF gene encoding pyruvate dehydrogenase complex dihydrolipoyllysine-residue acetyltransferase, translated to MAIEIKVPDIGADEVEVTEILVKVGDKVEAEQSLITVEGDKASMEVPSPQAGVVKEIKIATGDKVETGSLIMIFDAEGAAAAAPAAEEKKAEAAPAPAAAAAVSKDVNVPDIGGDEVEVTEILVKVGDTVAAEQSLITVEGDKASMEVPAPFAGVVKEIKIATGDKVNTGSLIMVFEAQGAAAPAAPAAAAQPAAAPAPAAAAGAKDVNVPDIGGDEVEVTEVLVKVGDKVTAEQSLIVVEGDKASMEVPAPFAGTVKELKVATGDKVKTGSLIMVFEVEGAAPAAATPAKQEAAPAAAAPAPAAPATKAEAKSDFAENDAYVHATPVIRRLAREFGVNLAKVKGTGRKGRILKEDVQAYVKDAVKRAETAPAAAASGGSLPGLLPWPKVDFSKFGEIEEVELGRIQKISGANLSRNWVMIPHVTHFDKTDITDLEAFRKQQNSEAEKRKLDVKFTPVVFIMKAVAAALEQMPRFNSSLSEDGQKLTLKKYINIGVAVDTPNGLVVPVFKDVNKKGITELSRELMAISKKARDGKLTAGDMQGGCFTISSLGGLGTTHFAPIVNAPEVAILGVSKSAMEPVWNGKEFAPRLMMPISLSFDHRVIDGADGARFITIINNMLSDIRRLVM